From the Sphingomonas mesophila genome, one window contains:
- the tpiA gene encoding triose-phosphate isomerase: MTRGKLVAGNWKMHGLAGDLDAVQAIAEGSAAHRGVDVALCLPATLIERAVRALPGFAIGGQDVHAEAKGAHTGDISAAMLRDCGATLTIVGHSERRADHHESDVAVRAKAAAALGSGLDVVLCVGESREVRERGDAVPVVRAQLAASLPDWPGDARRLAIAYEPIWAIGTGLVPSIEDVAAMHAALRDELAGAYGEPGQGVRILYGGSVKASNAAEIFAVGDVDGALVGGASLTAADFLPIVAAAAAAD; this comes from the coding sequence ATGACACGCGGCAAGCTGGTGGCCGGCAATTGGAAGATGCACGGCCTGGCGGGCGATCTCGACGCGGTCCAGGCAATCGCCGAGGGCTCGGCGGCGCATCGCGGGGTCGACGTCGCGCTGTGCCTTCCGGCGACCCTGATCGAGCGCGCCGTCCGCGCCTTGCCGGGCTTCGCGATCGGCGGGCAGGACGTTCACGCCGAGGCCAAGGGCGCGCACACCGGCGACATCTCCGCGGCGATGCTGCGCGATTGCGGCGCCACGCTGACCATCGTCGGGCACAGCGAGCGCCGCGCCGACCATCACGAAAGCGACGTGGCGGTCCGCGCCAAGGCCGCCGCCGCGCTCGGCTCCGGGCTCGACGTCGTCCTGTGCGTCGGCGAGAGCCGCGAGGTGCGCGAGCGCGGCGACGCGGTTCCCGTCGTCCGCGCCCAGCTCGCCGCCTCGCTGCCCGACTGGCCCGGCGACGCGCGCCGGCTGGCAATCGCCTACGAGCCGATCTGGGCGATCGGCACTGGCCTTGTCCCCTCGATCGAAGACGTCGCCGCGATGCACGCCGCCCTGCGCGACGAGCTCGCCGGTGCCTACGGCGAGCCTGGCCAGGGCGTGCGAATCCTCTACGGCGGTTCGGTCAAGGCCTCCAACGCGGCGGAAATCTTTGCCGTCGGTGATGTCGACGGCGCGCTGGTCGGCGGCGCCAGCCTCACCGCGGCGGATTTCCTCCCGATTGTCGCCGCCGCCGCCGCCGCCGATTGA
- a CDS encoding ComEC/Rec2 family competence protein, whose amino-acid sequence MNEVSAPNIEVAPLEPAPRRISLAPLLTAAARFERFLEAERGQLPLWFVAAVGAGIAGWFALPGPGGWIGLLCLAAGLAATGLALPRSRGARALLWLGIGLALGCALVWTRSERVAAPRLERTMITELTGTVTKAETLAAKGDIRLTVRPDRDTLPPLIRLSLDAEDAPERLGPGATIAARARLTPPPPMALPGGHDFARDAWFRGTGAVGRALGPVRVVTPASGSGMAEVRRRLDAHIRSQLPGASGTIATALATGDQNAVSEADAEAMRRSGLTHLLSVSGLHIAAVVGAAMLLTLRLLALSQPLALRLNLVLVAAAVGALAGIGYTWLTGMQVPTVRSCIAALLVLGGIALGRDAISLRLIAVGALLVMLWRPEAVAGASFQFSFAAVTAIVAFHSLPVARRLLSARDDPWPLRLARTIISLLLTGLVVELALIPLALYHFHKAGLYGVAANMVAIPWTTFVIMPAEALALLLDSLGLGAPAWAVAGWAIDRLLGLAHFVAALDGAVATLPAMPQAAFALLVAGGLWLCLWHGRVRVLGLLPFGLGAIWAAAAPTPDLLVSGDGRHLALVEDGVPFLLREKSGDFTRSIFSEAAGFDGDALGLASGRRAQCSRDSCVGAIERDGRRWTFLVTRTAHRMRWDELTRVCASVDIVVSDRWLPRGCVPRWLKLDRQALARTGGVAIHLGEHPSIASVAEETAGHPWAPRPPPPRAQSAEVAHTASSLPPGSMK is encoded by the coding sequence ATGAACGAGGTGAGCGCCCCTAACATAGAGGTCGCGCCGCTGGAACCGGCGCCGCGACGCATTTCGCTCGCCCCGCTCCTCACTGCCGCCGCGCGCTTTGAGCGCTTCCTCGAGGCCGAGCGCGGCCAGCTGCCCTTGTGGTTCGTTGCCGCGGTCGGCGCGGGCATTGCCGGCTGGTTCGCCCTGCCCGGTCCTGGCGGATGGATCGGGCTGCTGTGTCTTGCCGCAGGCCTGGCGGCAACCGGCCTGGCCCTCCCGAGATCGCGCGGGGCTCGCGCCCTGCTGTGGCTCGGGATCGGGCTGGCGCTCGGCTGCGCCTTGGTGTGGACGCGCTCGGAGCGGGTCGCCGCGCCGCGGCTCGAGCGGACCATGATCACCGAGCTGACCGGTACCGTGACCAAGGCCGAGACGCTCGCCGCCAAGGGCGACATCCGGCTCACCGTGCGCCCCGACCGCGACACCCTGCCGCCGCTGATCCGCCTGTCGCTCGATGCCGAGGATGCGCCCGAGCGCCTCGGCCCCGGAGCGACGATTGCCGCCCGAGCACGTCTCACTCCGCCGCCGCCGATGGCGCTTCCCGGGGGCCACGACTTCGCCCGCGACGCCTGGTTTCGGGGCACCGGCGCGGTCGGGCGCGCGCTCGGGCCGGTGCGGGTCGTCACGCCGGCCAGTGGCAGCGGCATGGCCGAGGTCCGCCGCCGCCTCGACGCCCATATCCGCAGCCAATTGCCGGGCGCGAGCGGGACCATCGCCACCGCACTCGCCACCGGCGACCAGAATGCGGTGAGCGAGGCTGACGCCGAGGCGATGCGCCGCTCCGGACTCACCCACCTCCTGTCGGTCAGCGGGCTGCACATCGCCGCGGTGGTCGGGGCGGCGATGCTGCTCACCCTGCGCCTGCTCGCGCTCAGCCAGCCGCTGGCGCTGCGCCTCAACCTCGTGTTGGTCGCCGCCGCGGTCGGCGCGCTGGCCGGGATCGGCTACACCTGGCTGACCGGGATGCAGGTGCCGACGGTGAGGAGCTGCATCGCCGCTTTGCTGGTGCTCGGCGGGATTGCGCTCGGCCGCGACGCCATCAGCCTGCGCCTCATCGCGGTTGGCGCCTTGCTGGTCATGCTATGGCGGCCCGAGGCGGTGGCCGGCGCCAGCTTCCAGTTCAGCTTCGCCGCGGTCACCGCGATCGTCGCCTTTCACAGCCTGCCAGTCGCCCGCCGGCTGCTAAGCGCGCGCGACGATCCGTGGCCGCTGCGGCTCGCGCGCACGATCATCTCGCTGCTGCTCACTGGCCTGGTGGTCGAGCTCGCGTTGATCCCGCTTGCGCTCTACCATTTCCACAAGGCGGGCCTCTACGGGGTTGCCGCCAACATGGTCGCGATCCCGTGGACGACCTTCGTCATCATGCCGGCGGAGGCGCTGGCCCTCCTGCTCGACTCGCTTGGCCTCGGAGCACCGGCGTGGGCGGTGGCCGGCTGGGCGATCGACCGGCTGCTCGGCCTGGCCCATTTCGTCGCCGCGCTCGACGGCGCGGTCGCCACCCTGCCGGCGATGCCGCAGGCCGCCTTCGCTCTGTTGGTCGCCGGCGGGCTCTGGCTATGCCTGTGGCACGGCCGAGTGCGCGTGCTTGGCCTGCTGCCGTTCGGCCTCGGCGCCATCTGGGCCGCGGCCGCTCCTACCCCCGACCTGCTGGTCAGCGGTGACGGGCGCCACCTCGCGCTGGTCGAGGACGGCGTGCCTTTTCTGCTGCGCGAGAAAAGCGGCGACTTCACCCGTTCGATCTTCAGCGAGGCGGCGGGCTTCGACGGTGACGCGCTCGGCCTCGCCAGCGGCCGCCGCGCCCAGTGCAGCCGCGATTCCTGCGTCGGCGCGATTGAGCGCGACGGCCGGCGCTGGACGTTCCTCGTCACCCGCACCGCGCACCGCATGCGCTGGGACGAGCTGACCCGGGTCTGCGCAAGCGTCGACATCGTCGTCTCCGATCGCTGGCTGCCGCGCGGCTGCGTCCCGCGCTGGCTCAAGCTCGACCGCCAGGCGCTCGCCCGGACCGGCGGGGTCGCCATCCATCTCGGCGAGCATCCGTCGATCGCCAGCGTCGCCGAGGAGACCGCCGGCCACCCGTGGGCGCCGCGCCCGCCGCCGCCGCGCGCTCAGTCCGCGGAGGTGGCCCACACGGCGAGCTCGTTGCCGCCCGGATCGATGAAGTGA
- a CDS encoding citrate synthase: MTDQTVKLTTEGGDFSYPVLPGSVGPEVVDIRKLYAQTGKFTYDPGFTSTASCQSAITYIDGDQGILLHRGYPIDQLAEKSTFMEVAYLLLHGDLPKQAELDQFSYTITRHTMLHEQLSTFYRGFRRDAHPMAIMCGVVGALSAFYHDSTDITDPTQRLIASHRLIAKMPTIAAMAFKYSIGQPFIYPKNDLSYTGNFLRMTFGVPAENYEVNPVIERAMRRIFILHADHEQNASTSTVRLAGSSGANPFACIAAGIACLWGPAHGGANEAALNMLREIGDVKRIPDYIARAKDKDDPFRLMGFGHRVYKNYDPRAKVMQATAEEVLKELNISDPVLDVARELERIALSDEYFIEKKLYPNVDFYSGVILNAIGFPTEMFTALFALARTVGWVAQWNEMISDPEQKIGRPRQLYVGATQRDYVPLGER, from the coding sequence ATGACCGACCAGACCGTGAAGCTGACCACCGAAGGCGGCGACTTTTCCTATCCCGTGTTGCCCGGCTCGGTCGGCCCCGAAGTGGTCGATATCCGCAAGCTCTATGCGCAGACCGGCAAGTTCACCTACGATCCCGGCTTCACCTCGACCGCCTCATGCCAAAGCGCGATCACCTATATCGACGGCGATCAGGGCATCCTGCTCCACCGCGGCTATCCGATCGACCAGCTGGCCGAGAAATCGACCTTCATGGAAGTGGCCTATCTGCTGCTCCACGGCGATTTGCCCAAGCAGGCCGAGCTCGACCAGTTCAGTTACACCATCACCCGCCACACCATGCTCCACGAGCAATTGTCGACTTTTTATCGGGGCTTCCGGCGCGATGCGCACCCGATGGCGATCATGTGCGGCGTGGTCGGCGCGCTCAGCGCTTTCTATCACGATTCGACCGACATCACCGATCCGACCCAGCGGCTGATCGCCTCGCACCGGCTGATCGCCAAGATGCCGACGATCGCGGCGATGGCGTTCAAATACAGCATCGGCCAGCCGTTCATCTATCCCAAGAACGACCTCAGCTACACCGGCAACTTCCTCCGCATGACGTTCGGCGTCCCGGCCGAAAATTACGAGGTCAACCCGGTGATCGAGCGGGCGATGCGGCGGATTTTCATCCTCCACGCCGATCACGAGCAGAACGCCTCGACCTCGACCGTCCGCCTTGCCGGATCGTCGGGCGCCAACCCGTTCGCCTGTATTGCCGCGGGGATCGCCTGCCTGTGGGGCCCGGCGCACGGCGGCGCCAACGAGGCGGCGCTCAACATGCTGCGCGAGATCGGCGACGTGAAGCGCATTCCCGACTACATCGCCCGCGCCAAGGACAAGGACGATCCGTTCCGGCTGATGGGCTTCGGCCACCGCGTCTACAAGAATTACGACCCGCGCGCGAAGGTCATGCAGGCAACCGCCGAGGAGGTCTTGAAGGAGCTCAACATCTCCGACCCGGTGCTCGACGTCGCGCGCGAGCTCGAGCGGATCGCGCTCAGCGACGAATATTTCATCGAGAAGAAGCTCTACCCCAACGTTGATTTCTATTCCGGCGTGATCCTCAACGCGATCGGCTTCCCGACCGAGATGTTCACCGCGCTGTTCGCCCTCGCCCGCACGGTCGGCTGGGTTGCGCAGTGGAACGAGATGATCTCCGACCCCGAGCAGAAGATCGGCCGCCCGCGCCAGCTCTACGTCGGCGCCACCCAGCGCGACTATGTCCCGCTCGGCGAGCGCTAG
- the gltX gene encoding glutamate--tRNA ligase, whose protein sequence is MGASAKIDGVVTRFAPSPTGYLHIGGARTALFNYLFARHHGGKYLLRIEDTDKARSTQPAIDAILDGLSWLGIEGDGEPHFQSQYEARHAEVAHQLIEAGAAYRCYLTPEELAERRAAAQAERRPFRIDSEWRDRADGPADQPSVVRIKAPRAGETVIDDLVQGRVTVANAEIDDFVLLRSDGTPTYMLAVVVDDHDMGVTHIIRGDDHLNNAFRQLAIIRAMGWPEPAYAHVPLIHGHDGAKLSKRHGALGVDAYRDELGILPEALGNYLLRLGWGHGDDEIISREQAVEWFDIGHVGKSPSRFDVKKLEHLNGHYIREADDGRLVDLVVPRLGLDFDQRALLLRAMPELKARAHNLNELADGAAFLFAERPLAIEPKAAELLTGEARAHLKVAHDELSALGEWTLDSTDAAVRKVAEAQGLKLGKLAQPLRAALTGKTTSPGIFDVLALLGRDESLGRIADQFVEPSE, encoded by the coding sequence TTGGGCGCAAGTGCCAAAATCGACGGCGTCGTCACCCGTTTCGCGCCGTCGCCGACCGGCTATCTGCACATCGGCGGAGCGCGCACGGCGCTGTTCAACTACCTGTTTGCGCGCCACCACGGCGGCAAATATCTGCTGCGCATCGAGGATACCGATAAGGCACGCTCGACCCAGCCGGCGATCGACGCGATCCTCGACGGCCTCTCCTGGCTCGGCATCGAAGGCGACGGCGAGCCGCACTTCCAGTCGCAATATGAGGCGCGCCATGCCGAGGTCGCGCACCAGCTCATCGAGGCCGGCGCGGCCTATCGCTGCTACCTCACCCCCGAGGAGCTGGCCGAGCGCCGCGCCGCGGCCCAGGCCGAGCGCCGCCCGTTCCGGATCGACAGCGAATGGCGCGACCGCGCCGACGGTCCGGCCGACCAGCCGTCCGTCGTCCGCATCAAGGCGCCGCGCGCGGGCGAGACGGTGATCGACGACCTCGTCCAGGGCCGCGTCACGGTCGCCAATGCCGAGATCGACGACTTCGTCCTGCTGCGCTCGGACGGCACGCCGACCTACATGCTGGCGGTGGTGGTCGACGATCACGACATGGGCGTCACCCACATCATCCGCGGCGACGACCATCTCAACAACGCCTTCCGCCAGCTGGCGATCATCCGCGCCATGGGCTGGCCCGAGCCGGCCTACGCCCATGTGCCGCTGATCCACGGTCACGACGGCGCCAAGCTCTCCAAGCGCCACGGCGCGCTCGGGGTCGACGCCTATCGCGACGAGCTCGGCATCCTGCCCGAGGCGCTCGGCAATTATCTCCTCCGGCTCGGCTGGGGGCATGGCGACGACGAGATCATCAGCCGCGAACAGGCGGTCGAATGGTTCGACATCGGCCATGTCGGCAAGTCGCCGTCGCGCTTCGACGTGAAGAAGCTCGAACATCTCAACGGGCACTACATCCGCGAGGCCGACGACGGCCGCCTGGTCGACCTCGTCGTACCCCGGCTCGGCCTCGACTTCGACCAGCGCGCCTTGCTCCTGCGCGCGATGCCGGAGCTCAAGGCCCGGGCGCATAACCTCAATGAGCTAGCCGACGGCGCCGCCTTCCTGTTCGCCGAGCGACCGCTGGCGATCGAACCGAAGGCCGCCGAGCTGCTGACCGGCGAAGCGCGCGCGCACCTCAAGGTGGCGCATGACGAGCTGTCCGCGCTCGGTGAATGGACTCTGGATTCGACCGATGCTGCAGTGCGAAAGGTTGCCGAGGCGCAAGGACTTAAGCTAGGCAAGCTCGCCCAGCCGCTGCGCGCGGCGCTGACGGGCAAGACGACCTCGCCGGGGATTTTCGACGTGCTCGCCCTGCTGGGCCGCGACGAGAGCCTCGGGCGCATCGCCGACCAGTTCGTGGAGCCAAGTGAATGA
- a CDS encoding anthranilate synthase component II, whose amino-acid sequence MARARILALDNYDSFTFTLVDYLRSADAEVTVVRNDALTVGEALGGPFDGLMISPGPGTPAEAGISVALAAACIAERRPLLGVCLGHQAISEACGGKVMRVAPVHGKVAQVRHDGSGLFAGLPSPMAATRYHSLAAESPSPPLVANAWSEDGVVMALRHLAAPAHGVQFHPESVASAHGRELIAAFVRACG is encoded by the coding sequence ATGGCCCGGGCGCGGATCCTCGCGCTCGACAATTACGACAGCTTCACCTTCACCCTGGTCGACTATCTGCGCTCGGCCGACGCCGAGGTGACGGTGGTGCGCAACGACGCACTGACGGTCGGCGAGGCGCTCGGCGGGCCGTTCGACGGACTGATGATCTCGCCGGGGCCGGGCACCCCCGCGGAAGCCGGCATCTCGGTCGCGCTGGCGGCCGCGTGCATCGCCGAGCGCCGGCCGCTGCTGGGCGTGTGCCTCGGCCATCAGGCGATCAGCGAAGCGTGCGGCGGCAAGGTGATGCGGGTCGCGCCCGTTCACGGCAAGGTCGCGCAGGTGCGGCACGACGGCAGCGGGCTGTTCGCCGGCCTTCCCTCGCCGATGGCCGCGACGCGCTATCATTCGCTCGCCGCGGAGAGCCCCTCGCCCCCGCTGGTCGCCAATGCGTGGAGCGAGGACGGGGTGGTGATGGCGCTTCGCCACCTCGCAGCGCCGGCCCACGGCGTCCAGTTCCACCCCGAGAGCGTAGCCTCGGCGCATGGCCGCGAACTGATCGCCGCGTTCGTCCGCGCGTGCGGTTGA
- a CDS encoding ATP-binding protein, whose translation MASAAGEGNLVCGRVDPTGRLVEADQMLGRLQQEAGAEVGQRLMLPQLAAVARLVRKLGIAVARPAVVAGRDYDVELWVRGEPDGDDVLLTIESWRRRPPQGARLEQAVRGEELLPTPRGEWATDADLRVTEMSSDLADLLGVGAGDVAGQPLTRLLRLVEGEDGEMPLLTAMAARTAFSGQLATARSASGTKLTLDGEPITGADGSFAGYRGRAAPEAKPVPAAANESGNAALGIDPALDHALRSPIDRIIRAADDIAGRMEGPLRSDYAAYAGDIAAAARHLLSVIRSMVDQPPQAGATIDLAALADEAIGLVEAQAEDKGIMLARSGAGRLDAAGDRRAVIQILVNLLGNAVRHSPAGSTVTIGLAAGTDFASATVSDEGPGIAPVDQERIFERFEQAEQGGGAGLGLAIARRLARSMGGDITLVSTLGEGARFTLSVPLA comes from the coding sequence ATGGCTAGCGCGGCGGGCGAGGGCAATTTGGTGTGCGGCCGGGTCGATCCGACCGGCCGGCTGGTCGAGGCCGACCAGATGCTCGGCCGGCTCCAGCAGGAGGCCGGCGCCGAGGTCGGCCAGCGGCTGATGCTGCCCCAGCTCGCCGCGGTCGCCCGGCTGGTGCGCAAGCTCGGCATCGCGGTCGCCCGCCCGGCGGTCGTCGCCGGGCGCGACTATGACGTCGAATTGTGGGTGCGCGGCGAGCCCGATGGCGACGATGTGCTGCTGACCATCGAAAGTTGGCGCCGCCGGCCGCCGCAGGGCGCTCGGCTCGAGCAGGCGGTGCGCGGCGAGGAATTGCTGCCCACCCCGCGCGGCGAATGGGCGACCGATGCCGATCTCCGAGTGACCGAAATGTCGAGCGACCTCGCCGACCTGCTCGGGGTCGGAGCGGGCGATGTCGCCGGCCAGCCGCTGACCCGGCTCCTGCGGCTGGTCGAGGGCGAGGACGGCGAGATGCCGCTGCTCACCGCAATGGCCGCGCGTACGGCCTTCTCCGGCCAGTTGGCGACGGCCCGCTCCGCCTCGGGCACCAAGCTCACGCTCGACGGCGAGCCGATCACCGGCGCCGACGGCAGCTTCGCCGGCTACCGTGGCCGCGCCGCGCCCGAAGCGAAACCGGTGCCGGCCGCTGCCAATGAAAGCGGCAACGCCGCGCTCGGCATCGATCCCGCGCTCGACCATGCCCTGCGCTCGCCGATCGACCGCATCATCCGCGCCGCCGACGACATCGCCGGGCGCATGGAAGGCCCGCTGCGCAGCGACTATGCCGCTTATGCCGGCGACATCGCTGCCGCCGCACGCCATTTGCTATCGGTGATCCGCTCGATGGTCGACCAGCCGCCGCAGGCCGGCGCGACGATCGATCTTGCCGCGCTGGCCGACGAGGCGATCGGGCTGGTCGAGGCTCAGGCCGAGGACAAAGGCATCATGCTCGCCCGCTCCGGCGCAGGGCGGCTCGACGCTGCCGGCGACCGCCGCGCGGTGATCCAAATCCTGGTCAATCTGCTCGGCAATGCGGTGCGCCATTCGCCGGCGGGAAGCACCGTCACCATCGGGCTCGCCGCCGGGACCGATTTCGCCTCGGCAACGGTCAGCGACGAGGGGCCGGGCATCGCACCGGTCGACCAGGAACGGATCTTCGAGCGGTTCGAGCAGGCCGAACAGGGCGGCGGTGCCGGCCTCGGCCTGGCCATCGCCCGCCGCCTCGCGCGCTCGATGGGCGGCGACATCACGCTCGTCAGCACCCTCGGCGAGGGCGCGCGCTTTACTTTGAGCGTGCCGCTCGCCTAG
- a CDS encoding peptidylprolyl isomerase, translated as MISSVRRLSKTMVGTIIMLLFFVVILFGFALQDINSVTGFGGAGQSSTLAKAGKQEVTEREFSAQLQRRLAEVRQQNPNADYSALAGEFEPLLNSLLQQKALAAFAAGQDIVVSKRLIDAEIARLPQTRGLDGRFSQDAYNRFLAQARLTDGELRAEIERMIINRLMLAPAAAEPRIPVGIARPYAAMQLEQREADIAQIPIEPFMAALGDPSDQALQTFYRANLARYTVPEQRVLDLARIDPSAVANVAATDKEIVDYYRANQATYGASSRRVLSQVVLPSQQAADALAAKLRGGQSFAEAAKPLGFAAADIAIGAQSREQYQSLTSKAVADAVFAPSVKAGAVVGPLRSPLGWTVAKVDSIQEVGGKSLEAARGEIAARLSADKRKDALADLIARIEDGIADGKNFAEALAGTGITPTRTPALTAAGTARSQPGFKLPPELAPALRGGFELGQGDDPVVEALGGDAGYVLVGVDQIIPAAPAPLAEVRTAAVRDWKMREATARARAVAARAAAALSKGATMADALKAANAGVALPAPRRESVRRIQLAQLGQQVPAALRMMFSLAEGRSRMVARPEGGGFALVKVVKIVPGDVTLQPGLVSRLQAEFVQPMAGEYAEQFTRAIEQSVGVERNAEAIAAARRRILGGGS; from the coding sequence ATGATCTCCTCCGTCCGCCGCCTGTCGAAAACGATGGTCGGCACCATCATCATGCTGCTGTTCTTCGTCGTCATCCTGTTCGGCTTCGCGCTTCAGGACATCAATTCGGTGACCGGCTTCGGCGGCGCCGGGCAATCTTCGACGCTGGCCAAGGCCGGCAAGCAGGAAGTGACCGAGCGCGAATTCAGCGCGCAGCTGCAGCGGCGCCTGGCGGAAGTGCGCCAGCAGAACCCCAACGCCGATTATTCCGCGCTCGCGGGCGAATTCGAGCCGCTGCTCAACTCGCTGCTCCAGCAGAAGGCGCTGGCGGCATTCGCCGCGGGCCAGGACATCGTCGTTTCCAAGCGGCTGATCGACGCCGAGATCGCCCGGCTGCCCCAGACTCGCGGGCTCGACGGGCGGTTCAGCCAGGACGCCTACAACCGCTTCCTCGCCCAGGCGCGGCTGACCGACGGCGAATTGCGCGCCGAGATCGAGCGCATGATCATCAACCGGCTGATGCTTGCGCCGGCCGCCGCCGAACCACGGATCCCGGTCGGAATCGCGCGGCCCTATGCGGCGATGCAGCTGGAGCAGCGCGAGGCGGACATCGCGCAGATCCCGATCGAGCCGTTCATGGCCGCGCTCGGCGACCCGAGCGACCAGGCATTGCAGACCTTCTACCGCGCCAATCTCGCGCGCTACACGGTGCCTGAGCAGCGCGTGCTCGACCTCGCCCGGATCGATCCCAGCGCGGTCGCCAACGTCGCCGCCACCGACAAGGAAATCGTCGATTATTACCGCGCCAACCAGGCGACCTACGGCGCCAGCTCGCGGCGTGTGCTGAGCCAGGTGGTGCTGCCGTCGCAGCAGGCCGCCGACGCGCTGGCCGCCAAGCTGCGCGGCGGGCAATCGTTCGCCGAGGCCGCCAAGCCGCTCGGCTTCGCCGCCGCCGACATCGCGATCGGCGCGCAGAGCCGCGAGCAATATCAGTCGCTGACGAGCAAAGCCGTGGCCGACGCGGTGTTCGCACCGAGCGTCAAGGCCGGCGCCGTGGTCGGGCCGCTGCGCTCGCCGCTCGGCTGGACGGTGGCCAAGGTCGATTCGATCCAGGAGGTCGGCGGCAAGTCGCTTGAGGCGGCGCGCGGCGAGATCGCGGCCAGGCTGTCGGCCGACAAGCGCAAGGATGCGCTGGCCGACCTCATCGCGCGGATCGAGGACGGCATCGCCGACGGCAAGAATTTCGCCGAAGCACTGGCCGGGACCGGGATCACGCCGACCCGCACCCCGGCGCTGACCGCGGCCGGGACCGCTCGCAGCCAGCCCGGCTTCAAACTTCCGCCCGAACTGGCGCCGGCATTGCGCGGCGGGTTCGAGCTTGGCCAGGGCGACGACCCGGTGGTCGAGGCGCTCGGCGGCGACGCCGGCTATGTGCTGGTCGGGGTCGACCAGATCATCCCCGCCGCGCCGGCTCCGCTTGCGGAAGTTCGGACCGCGGCGGTCCGCGACTGGAAGATGCGCGAGGCGACCGCCCGTGCGCGCGCCGTTGCGGCCCGCGCCGCGGCGGCGCTGTCCAAGGGCGCGACGATGGCCGACGCGCTCAAGGCGGCCAATGCCGGGGTGGCCCTGCCCGCCCCGCGCCGCGAGAGCGTCCGGCGGATCCAGCTCGCCCAGCTCGGCCAGCAGGTCCCGGCGGCGCTGCGGATGATGTTCAGCCTGGCCGAGGGCCGCAGCCGGATGGTCGCTCGGCCCGAAGGCGGCGGGTTCGCCCTGGTCAAGGTGGTCAAGATCGTGCCCGGCGACGTCACGCTCCAGCCCGGGCTGGTGTCACGGCTGCAGGCCGAGTTCGTCCAGCCTATGGCCGGCGAATATGCCGAGCAGTTCACCCGCGCGATCGAGCAGTCGGTCGGGGTCGAGCGCAATGCCGAGGCGATCGCCGCGGCGCGGCGGCGAATCCTCGGCGGCGGCAGCTGA
- the lexA gene encoding transcriptional repressor LexA, with translation MLTAKQHELLTFINARLAEGGVSPSFDEMREALELKSKSGVHRLISALEERGFIRRLPNRARALEVLRVPEVSTPSAPAPQPRAIPVAANDSIDIPLHGRIAAGTPIEALQGSESFSVPAALLGPGEHYALEVSGDSMVEEGILDGDFALIRKVDTAREGEIVVALIDEQEATLKTFRREGQMIRLDPANRQYEPQRYRPDQVRIQGRLAGLIRRY, from the coding sequence ATGTTGACCGCCAAGCAGCACGAACTCCTCACCTTCATCAACGCGCGCCTGGCCGAAGGTGGAGTAAGCCCGAGCTTCGACGAGATGCGCGAGGCGCTCGAGCTCAAGTCCAAGTCGGGGGTGCACCGGCTGATTTCGGCGCTCGAGGAGCGCGGGTTCATCCGCCGGCTGCCCAACCGGGCGCGGGCGCTCGAGGTGCTGCGCGTGCCGGAGGTCAGCACTCCGAGCGCTCCGGCGCCGCAGCCGCGCGCGATTCCGGTCGCGGCCAACGACAGCATCGACATTCCGCTGCATGGGCGGATCGCGGCGGGCACGCCGATCGAGGCGCTGCAGGGCAGCGAGAGCTTCTCGGTGCCGGCCGCATTGCTCGGGCCGGGCGAGCATTATGCGCTCGAGGTGTCGGGCGATTCGATGGTCGAGGAAGGCATTCTCGATGGCGACTTCGCGCTGATCCGCAAGGTCGATACGGCGCGCGAGGGCGAGATCGTCGTGGCGCTGATCGACGAGCAGGAAGCGACGCTGAAGACCTTCCGCCGCGAGGGGCAGATGATCCGCCTCGACCCCGCCAACCGCCAGTATGAGCCGCAGCGTTATCGTCCCGATCAGGTGCGCATCCAGGGCCGGCTGGCCGGCCTGATCCGGCGCTACTAG
- a CDS encoding VOC family protein: MAGARIDYVELPSATAHELTRAFYGKAFGWEFIDYGPDYSATGNGVTDVGLSGDPAEALSAPLPVIRVDDLEAAFAAVTGAGGTIARPIFAFPGGRRFHFIDPGGNELAVWATSAD; encoded by the coding sequence GTGGCGGGCGCCAGGATCGACTATGTCGAATTGCCGAGCGCGACGGCGCACGAGCTGACCCGGGCGTTCTACGGCAAGGCATTCGGCTGGGAATTCATCGATTACGGGCCGGATTATTCGGCGACCGGCAATGGAGTCACCGATGTCGGGCTGAGCGGCGACCCGGCCGAGGCGTTGTCGGCACCGCTGCCGGTCATCCGGGTCGACGATCTCGAAGCGGCGTTCGCGGCGGTGACCGGTGCCGGCGGGACGATCGCGCGGCCGATCTTCGCTTTCCCCGGCGGGCGGCGCTTTCACTTCATCGATCCGGGCGGCAACGAGCTCGCCGTGTGGGCCACCTCCGCGGACTGA